From a single Thermothielavioides terrestris NRRL 8126 chromosome 1, complete sequence genomic region:
- a CDS encoding TRA1-like protein, translating into MVLIAELRLKVEAACALRDSLDHYTTGAGYPVFLKRVMPTFVNILRQPCVLQTTTAEQINAQKLRNCVLEIFHRLPTSQVSPEPFEPYAEEVVDLLMHLVRNDNEDNAVLCIKVISDIMRHQHKIMGNKVQPFLSLIQELFEQLERIVREQLDSTSVPGPLGAPSTPSSTQTTFMPHQQSPKPGSPVATGAPDFNVNVEGGQQTNRTLLKGMQSFKVLAECPIIVVSIFQVYRSTVAQNVKAFVPLIKSALLCQAKAQDQAHKDAAARHTIHIGVSPNIKNRAAFGDFITAQVKTMSFLAYLLRQYSGQLTDFLPSLPEITVRLLRDCPREKSGARKELLVAIRHIINFNFRKIFLPKIDDLLDERTLIGDGLTVHETMRPLAYSMLADLIHHVRESLSPEQIRKTVEVYTRNLQDNFPGTSFQTMSAKLLLNMAEFIARMPNKVDARHYLIMILHAIADKFAAMNRQYPNAVKLSKLYAQQAADKSPETYLPDKEHPPEWDEVDIFNAMPIKASNPRDRVADPVVDNKFLFRNLMNGLKNTFYQLKSCNQPGAVDLTGAPAHWTDVAYGFTAEEVKVIIKLFREGAYVFRYYEMEKPASESPYSSPVEYMANFYMVSSSKEEKELLETFATVFHCIDPATFHEVFLQEIPRLYEMIHEHTALLHIPQFFLASEATSPSFCGMLLRFLMEHIEDVGSADIKRSSILLRLFKLAFMAVTLFASQNEQVLLPHVVDIVTKSIELSAKAEEPLNYFLLLRSLFRSIGGGKFEHLYKQILPLLEMLLDVLNNLLLAARKPAERDLYVELCLTVPARLSNLLPHLSFLMRPLVVALRANTDLVGQGLRTLELCVDNLTADYLDPIMAPVIDELMTALFDHLKPHPYNHFHAHTTLRILGKLGGRNRKFMTDALPVTFEQYADDRSSFDVRLIGSKRDRAFPAHLGIDLAIQKLMEVPKPSKGPTPPPSKQYDAYYKRQALNLIMSQVKLRVGFDTLPDDLPRLVRLQVQDLIAGNTDADIAPFEASDRERSIAKKNDEERLLKRLIKALLFAQSIPDFKAEVDALLLNLARHFTIIEVGRALVDMKKLKAPFDTKAGEGPLFVDNRVLSEAILESMASENPDVRDAAERLIKEMYDSAVTIFGSPTHVARLSLFDSLASTFCHGCYEEEWFTKAGGTLGIKALLQNFELGDSWLAGQHIEFVRALMYVIKDMPQDLPEKTRRSAQVTLELLLTRLAKNTQKSDWLPPPAPGPAQAPGPAPPPTEKEFRRPQIVVMLNGELSHMNRHVRNTAKRSLELIAKSAGAEVWELLEPHRKHVLQPIYAKPLRALPFAIQIGFIDAVTYYMSLKRDFVAFDENLNRLLMESLALADASDESLAGKTLEFRTHDFIVNLRVSCIRILSCAMGFDEFGSGPNNPTRIKVVSVFFKCLYSDSRPTIEAANDALKAVLQHTSKLPKDLLQSGLRPVLGSLQDPKRLTVQSLENLGRLLRLLTTYFKVEIGTRLLDHVKSIAEPNFLQQVSFTFFEQHNSLKVIAAVFNIFHLLPEAAKQFKERVIDNVLDLERQLRRTHHSPFRLPLYKYLNKFPSDVWAFILGKLEELRYGRFMAQVLRHQDSQVLRDYGAANVEVIIKTCNNLVSRGEEAKYIAVINTINMLDALCQFPNTLSWLDNKEHIDWLKQVGKELERNLRMNTLAPSLRLPAYQASEQLMNILVEALARNPQDLEPLFGLVESVTADEFRETPVLLSHIYKHIICSDSIEFWRTVVLRCLEIYAGKSASQRTKWYLLHNIVNPIVAMDVMRHWNRGEQNKGQRFLDKTVIDSINTKIWKVNLPDPQEDLLQPRIDHTRMEVLQLSAMLVKYHHAILQDARKDFIKFGWTYIRLDDVINKHAAYVVIGYFIAHYETPAKIVTQIYFSLLKTNQNEGRSLVTQALELMAPVMPKRCNAPLTDRNPIWAVAPRRILAEESQNVQQMTCIFHFLVRHPDLFYHTRDKFAMLIIQCLRKVASPPNPSNESRKLALNMMWLIWQWEQRRVEGKVSEPLRAPSESPNTKKRKLEETPQGSSPAAVRQPEKPEFQIPPMGRHKMIKYLVEFIAQLNERYPLPSAKPRDPATPMLPMTSPELCKKALTLLYNLLQPQYWGDLDVDLFPNVTDVVLASEKSAALLTADPSDTDKYDDKFITNIINTLQVVRIILNFKSDEWILKNMGQIQKILEKCLRSENPEIQDCLHMADRKYDGDRDIKPIVKRILDAVPEDLPMEDADADGEAEAQTSEIIMFLSSIATESMAASNYVSGINILWSLGRRKPSTIDQHIPAIMKSLQSKLARDHVSHYAALAHQASGVRPQQDPNAPTEMNAYDLEIQTGLILKAIEVTVMRMEILGDNRRPFLSVLATIVEKSLHLTLGEKILEIVEGWVFRSEGTWPTLKEKTAVLHKMISFEHRQDPAMLMKFLDLVLRIYEDPKIMRTELTVRMEHAFLIGTRAQDVEMRNKFMAIFDRSLPKTASARLAYVLLSQNWDTLADSYWLAQASQLLLGGVDMHPIIQLHPEDFRVPQISQLFGIYSKDTREPANMSDDKYESFMANHRRFVAELGDIRVRDILEPLTQLQHIDPSFAHELWVALFPMFWSATAKEDRPELERGMVTLLTKDYHSRQMDKRPNVVQSLVTGAVKTWPHCKIPPHVLKFEAKIYDVWYPALCQLENAALKPEIDSAAVRESNLDALVDLYASLGEDDLFYGTWRRRCQFVETNAALSYEQHGMWEKAQRMYETAQIKARTGVIPFSESEYMLWEDHWVLCAQKLQQWEILQDFAKHENFQDLLLECAWRNPEYWQNQDNREQLDTLIKGVMDAPTPRRCFFQAFMSLLKLHNKQETMQDFNRVVDEAIQLSIRKWHQLPKRLTSAHVPLLQNFQQLVELHDASVICQSLASTNASNLDVKSGELKLLLGSWRDRLPNMWDDIVSWQDLVTWRQHIFGLINGTYLQLLPQQPQNTGGASFAYRGYHETAWIINRFAHVARKHALPDVCISQLSRIYTLPNIEIQEAFLKLREQARCHYQNPEELSSGLDVINNTNLNYFSAPQKAEFYTLKGMFLEKLGQKDEADSAYGTALYFDITAAKAWAEWGYFNDRKFKENPADLGAAKQALTSYLQAASSYKNHKSRKLIARILWLLSLDDANGTIAAGFDDFKGEIAVWWWITYIPQLLVGLGYKEGPRVQNILLKIAKTQEKERGRRAQAAAANKPNGSPHLPKKESAAGGADSRPATANGEASGQAKPEPKAEGENAGAPVTNAAAQGEQSRGATAQKKPPWELTEEIMSVLKTAFPLLALSMETMVDQIQKHFKCPPDEDAYRLIVALLNDGLAYVSRMPTSYAKDVKLPAATENNITRFAETILPSHIRGTFEADFVEVKPTMYEYIHNLRKWRDKFEEKLDRRPSPVPLESFAHFSPHLSEFRYQKFDDVEIPGQYLQHKDKNQDFVRIDRFLPNVDLVRTIGASHRRLRIRGHDGSVHAFAVQHPAARHCRREERILQLFRQLNQTLAHKKESRRRDLQFTLPLMVPLAPHIRIVQDDPSYITLQGVYEDHCRRHGVSKDEPVLYTMEKLRGLADVKVAKPAEHAVTTRLEVLRAIQEKFVDNTVVLEYFQLVFPDFSEFWLFRRRFSYQLAALTFMTYILHIDKRYPHKMNIARRSGNIWGSELISFMAANRPYFHNQEPVPFRLTPNLQTLMGPLATEGIFACSVMAIARCLAEPEQQLEHALTLFVRDEMMYWFTSSSRAMTLTENQLRETVQANSDMIVKKAVSLAQAPAGNLPAHQTVIDLVAKAVNPMNLALCDALWMPYL; encoded by the exons CTCAAGCGGGTAATGCCCACGTTCGTGAACATCCTGCGCCAACCATGCGTCCTCCAGACAACCACCGCCGAGCAGATCAATGCGCAGAAGCTGCGGAACTGCGTGCTCGAGATCTTCCACCGGTTACCTACCTCGCAGGTCTCCCCCGAACCATTCGAGCCGTACGCCGAGGAGGTTGTCGACCTCTTGATGCATCTCGTCCGCAACGACAACGAGGACAATGCAGTCCTCTGCATCAAGGTCATTTCGGACATCATGCGGCACCAGCACAAGATCATGGGGAACAAAGTCCAACCCTTCCTGTCCCTGATACAGGAGTTGTTTGAGCAGCTGGAGAGGATTGTTCGCGAGCAGTTGGACAGCACCTCGGTACCCGGCCCACTGGGGGCACCGTCCACGCCGAGCAGCACACAAACCACCTTTATGCCGCACCAGCAATCCCCGAAGCCTGGCTCTCCAGTTGCCACCGGAGCTCCGGACTTCAACGTCaacgtcgagggcggccagcagACGAACCGCACCCTGTTGAAGGGGATGCAATCCTTCAAGGTCTTAGCCGAATGCCCCATCATCGTCGTCTCCATATTCCAGGTCTATCGGTCGACTGTCGCGCAGAATGTCAAGGCATTCGTGCCGTTGATCAAGTCCGCTCTGCTTTGCCAAGCAAAAGCCCAGGACCAGGCACACAAGGACGCCGCTGCTCGGCACACCATCCACATCGGCGTCTCCCCTAACATCAAAAATCGGGCTGCTTTTGGGGACTTCATCACCGCCCAGGTCAAAACCATGAGTTTCCTAGCATACCTGCTTAGGCAGTACTCAGGCCAATTGACCGACTTCCTGCCTTCGCTTCCCGAAATCACCGTCCGTCTCCTCCGGGACTGCCCTCGGGAGAAGTCGGGAGCGCGAAAGGAACTACTGGTGGCGATTCGGCACATCATCAATTTCAACTTCAGGAAGATCTTTCTGCCCAAGATCGACGACCTGTTGGACGAGCGGACTCTGATTGGAGATGGCCTGACGGTCCACGAGACCATGCGGCCCCTTGCGTATAGCATGCTGGCTGACCTGATCCACCACGTCCGGGAGAGTCTCTCACCTGAGCAAATCCGCAAGACCGTTGAGGTCTACACCCGGAATCTCCAGGACAACTTCCCGGGTACCAGTTTCCAGACCATGAGTGCTAAGCTCCTTCTGAACATGGCCGAGTTCATCGCTCGGATGCCCAACAAGGTCGATGCTCGGCATTATCTCATCATGATCCTCCACGCCATTGCCGACAAGTTTGCCGCCATGAACAGGCAATATCCGAATGCGGTCAAGCTCTCGAAGCTCTACGCTCAACAGGCGGCCGACAAATCCCCGGAGACATATCTCCCAGACAAGGAGCATCCGCCGGAATGGGACGAAGTCGACATCTTCAATGCTATGCCCATCAAAGCATCCAACCCGCGGGACCGCGTGGCCGACCCCGTCGTCGACAATAAGTTCCTCTTCCGGAACCTCATGAACGGTCTGAAGAACACGTTCTACCAACTGAAGAGCTGCAATCAGCCCGGGGCAGTCGACCTGACCGGCGCCCCTGCCCATTGGACGGACGTTGCCTACGGCTTcacggccgaggaggtcaAGGTCATCATCAAGCTGTTCCGCGAGGGCGCCTACGTGTTCCGATATTACGAGATGGAGAAGCCGGCATCCGAGTCGCCGTACAGCTCGCCGGTCGAGTACATGGCCAACTTCTACATGGTCTCGAGTagcaaggaggagaaggagctccTAGAGACGTTCGCGACCGTCTTCCACTGCATTGATCCAGCCACCTTCCACGAGGTCTTCCTGCAGGAAATTCCGCGGCTTTACGAGATGATCCACGAGCACACCGCCCTCCTTCACATACCCCAGTTCTTCCTCGCCAGCGAGGCCACGTCGCCTAGCTTCTGCGGAATGCTGCTGCGCTTCCTGATGGAGCACATCGAGGATGTGGGGTCTGCCGACATTAAGCGGTCGTCCATCCTTCTCCGGCTCTTCAAACTGGCCTTCATGGCCGTCACCCTTTTCGCGTCCCAGAACGAGCAGGTGCTTTTGCCGCACGTCGTCGACATCGTGACCAAGTCTATCGAGCTGTCAGCCAAGGCAGAGGAACCGCTGAACTACTTTTTGCTGCTGAGATCTCTCTTTAGAAGCATTGGCGGCGGCAAGTTCGAGCATCTCTACAAGCAGATTCTGCCGCTCCTGGAGATGCTTCTCGACGTCCTCAACAACCTCCTCCTGGCGGCTCGCAAGCCGGCCGAACGGGACCTCTACGTGGAACTCTGTCTCACCGTGCCAGCACGCCTGAGCAATCTTTTGCCGCATCTCAGCTTTCTCATGCGCCCCCTGGTCGTCGCCCTGCGCGCGAACACCGACCTGGTTGGACAAGGGCTGCGGACACTGGAACTGTGCGTCGACAACCTTACGGCCGATTACTTGGATCCCATAATGGCCCCCGTGATCGACGAGCTCATGACGGCGCTCTTTGACCATCTGAAGCCCCATCCGTACAACCACTTCCACGCCCACACGACTTTGAGGATCCTTGGCAAGTTGGGCGGCCGGAACCGGAAGTTCATGACGGATGCCCTGCCGGTCACATTCGAGCAGTACGCGGATGATCGATCAAGCTTCGATGTCCGTCTCATCGGGTCGAAGCGGGACAGGGCCTTCCCGGCACATCTCGGAATTGACCTCGCCATCCAAAAGCTGATGGAAGTACCGAAGCCCTCCAAgggcccgacgccgccgccgtcgaaaCAATACGATGCTTACTACAAGAGGCAAGCATTGAACCTGATCATGTCGCAGGTCAAGCTGCGCGTTGGTTTCGACACCTTGCCGGATGACCTCCCCCGCCTCGTCCGCCTCCAGGTCCAGGATCTCATTGCCGGTAACACGGACGCCGACATCGCCCCCTTCGAGGCGTCTGACCGTGAGCGGTCCATTGCCAAGAAGAATGACGAGGAACGCTTGTTGAAGCGGCTGATCAAAGCCCTTTTGTTCGCTCAGTCAATACCCGACTTCAAGGCCGAGGTGGACGCGCTGCTGTTGAATTTGGCTCGGCACTTCACCATCATCGAAGTTGGACGGGCGCTAGTCGACATGAAGAAGCTCAAGGCCCCTTTTGACACGAAAGCCGGCGAAGGCCCTCTCTTCGTTGACAACCGGGTCCTGTCTGAAGCCATCTTGGAGTCTATGGCTTCCGAGAACCCGGATGTGCGAGACGCTGCCGAGCGGCTGATCAAAGAGATGTACGACTCGGCGGTCACAATCTTCGGCTCTCCTACCCACGTCGCCCGCCTAAGCTTATTTGACAGCCTGGCCTCCACCTTCTGCCATGGCTGTTATGAAGAGGAGTGGTTTACAAAAGCCGGAGGCACATTGGGAATTAAGGCGCTGCTTCAGAATTTCGAGCTGGGAGACTCGTGGTTAGCAGGCCAGCACATCGAGTTTGTCCGCGCATTGATGTATGTCATCAAGGACATGCCTCAGGATCTCCCCGAAAAGACGAGGAGGTCGGCGCAGGTTACTCTCGAACTACTCCTCACGAGACTCGCAAAAAACACCCAGAAGTCAGATTGGCTGCCCCCTCCGGCACCAGGGCCGGCGCAGGCCCctgggccggcgccgccaccgaccGAGAAAGAGTTTCGGCGCCCTCAGATTGTCGTGATGCTCAATGGAGAGCTGTCGCACATGAACCGGCACGTCCGAAATACGGCAAAGAGATCCCTTGAGCTGATTGCCAAGAGCGCTGGGGCCGAGGTGTGGGAGCTTCTCGAGCCTCACCGTAAGCATGTCCTTCAGCCAATCTACGCCAAGCCGCTGCGGGCTTTGCCTTTTGCCATTCAGATTGGGTTTATCGACGCGGTCACGTACTATATGTCACTGAAGCGCGATTTCGTCGCTTTCGACGAGAACTTGAACCGGCTTCTTATGGAGTCGCTGGCCCTGGCCGATGCGAGCGACGAGTCTCTAGCAGGGAAGACGCTGGAATTCCGTACACATGATTTCATCGTCAACCTTCGCGTGTCGTGCATCAGAATCCTCAGCTGCGCCATGGGTTTTGATGAGTTTGGGAGCGGTCCCAACAACCCGACGAGGATCAAAGTTGTCTCCGTCTTCTTCAAGTGCCTCTACTCAGACTCTCGGCCGACGATCGAGGCCGCTAATGACGCCTTGAAGGCGGTCCTGCAGCATACCAGCAAGTTGCCTAAGGATCTGTTGCAGTCCGGGCTCCGGCCTGTCCTCGGTAGCCTGCAGGACCCCAAGCGCTTGACCGTTCAGAGCTTGGAGAACCTCGGTCGCCTACTCCGGCTCCTTACCACCTACTTCAAGGTGGAGATCGGCACGCGCCTCCTCGATCATGTCAAGTCGATCGCCGAACCCAACTTCCTTCAGCAGGTCTCGTTCACCTTCTTCGAGCAGCACAACTCGCTGAAGGtgatcgccgccgtcttcaaCATCTTCCACCTTCTGCCCGAAGCGGCCAAGCAGTTTAAGGAGCGCGTCATTGACAACGTCTTGGACCTCGAGAGGCAGTTGCGGAGGACGCATCACAGTCCGTTTCGCCTGCCCTTGTACAAATACCTCAACAAATTCCCATCTGACGTGTGGGCTTTTATCTTGGGCAAGCTCGAAGAGCTGAGATACGGCCGGTTTATGGCTCAGGTGTTGCGGCACCAAGACAGCCAAGTGCTTCGAGATTACGGCGCGGCGAACGTCGAGGTCATCATCAAGACGTGCAATAACCTCGTCAGCCGAGGAGAGGAGGCCAAGTACATCGCCGTCATCAACACCATCAACATGCTGGACGCTCTCTGCCAGTTCCCTAACACGTTGTCCTGGTTGGACAACAAGGAGCACATTGACTGGTTGAAGCAGGTTGGcaaggagctcgagcgcAACTTGAGGATGAACACTCTGGCGCCAAGCCTGCGGCTCCCGGCTTATCAGGCCTCGGAACAGCTGATGAACATTCTGGTCGAGGCACTCGCCCGAAACCCCCAGGATCTGGAGCCGCTCTTTGGCCTTGTCGAGTCCGTCACAGCTGATGAATTCCGTGAGACGCCGGTGTTGCTCTCGCACATTTACAAACATATCATTTGCAGCGACTCGATCGAGTTCTGGAGAACCGTTGTCCTCCGCTGCCTCGAGATTTACGCCGGCAAAAGCGCATCGCAGCGGACCAAATGGTATCTGCTCCACAACATCGTCAACCCGATCGTCGCAATGGACGTTATGCGGCACTGGAATCGTGGCGAGCAGAACAAGGGTCAGCGCTTCCTCGACAAGACGGTCATCGACTCGATCAACACGAAAATCTGGAAGGTCAACCTGCCCGATCCGCAAGAGGACCTTTTGCAGCCGCGCATTGACCACACCCGCATGGAGGTTCTTCAACTGTCGGCCATGCTTGTCAAGTACCACCACGCGATTCTGCAAGATGCTCGCAAGGACTTCATCAAATTCGGCTGGACGTATATCCGGCTGGACGACGTCATCAACAAGCACGCGGCGTATGTCGTGATCGGCTACTTCATCGCCCACTACGAGACCCCGGCCAAGATTGTCACGCAGATATATTTCTCCCTCCTCAAGACCAACCAGAACGAAGGCAGATCCCTCGTCACTCAAGCGCTGGAACTCATGGCCCCAGTCATGCCCAAGAGGTGTAATGCACCACTTACCGACCGCAATCCGATCTGGGCTGTCGCCCCGCGTCGTATCCTCGCCGAAGAGAGCCAGAACGTGCAGCAGATGACGTGCATCTTCCACTTCCTCGTTCGGCACCCGGACCTGTTCTACCACACTCGGGACAAGTTCGCCATGCTGATTATCCAGTGCCTTCGAAAAGTGGCGTCGCCGCCTAATCCGTCCAACGAGAGTCGGAAGCTCGCGCTCAACATGATGTGGTTGATCTGGCAATGGGAGCAGCGGCGCGTGGAGGGAAAAGTGAGCGAGCCTCTCCGTGCCCCCTCCGAATCCCCCAACACCAAGAAGCGGAAGCTGGAAGAGACCCCCCAAGGCTCGTCCCCTGCGGCGGTGCGGCAGCCGGAGAAACCAGAGTTCCAGATTCCTCCGATGGGCCGTCATAAGATGATCAAATACCTGGTTGAGTTCATCGCGCAACTGAACGAACGTTACCCGCTTCCGTCCGCCAAGCCTCGCGATCCTGCGACGCCGATGCTGCCCATGACTTCACCGGAGCTCTGCAAGAAGGCGTTGACTTTGCTCTACAACCTGTTGCAGCCGCAATACTGGGGGGACCTGGACGTGGATCTGTTCCCCAATGTCACCGACGTGGTCCTGGCCAGCGAAAAGTCGGCGGCTCTCCTCACGGCCGATCCTTCTGACACGGACAAATACGACGACAAGTTCATCACCAACATCATCAACACCTTGCAGGTGGTCCGCATCATCCTCAACTTCAAGTCCGACGAGTGGATTCTCAAGAACATGGGTCAGATTCAAAAGATTCTTGAGAAGTGCTTGAGATCGGAGAACCCGGAGATTCAGGACTGCCTGCACATGGCTGACAGGAAGTATGACGGTGATCGAGACATCAAACCCATCGTCAAACGCATCCTAGATGCGGTTCCGGAGGACCTCCCAATGGAGGATGCGGACGCTGACGGGGAAGCGGAAGCTCAAACTTCGGAGATCATTATGTTCCTGTCGAGCATTGCTACAGAGAGCATGGCTGCCTCGAACTATGTGTCCGGCATCAACATCTTGTGGTCGCTTGGACGCCGCAAGCCGTCCACGATTGACCAGCACATTCCCGCCATCATGAAGTCGCTGCAGTCGAAACTCGCCCGGGACCATGTCTCCCATTATGCGGCTTTGGCTCATCAAGCCAGCGGTGTCCGACCGCAGCAAGACCCGAATGCGCCGACGGAGATGAACGCCTATGATCTGGAAATTCAGACAGGCTTGATCCTCAAGGCGATTGAGGTCACCGTGATGCGCATGGAGATTCTTGGGGACAATCGGCGGCCCTTCCTCAGCGTCTTGGCGACCATCGTCGAGAAGTCCCTGCATTTGACGCTCGGCGAGAAGATTCTCGAGATCGTAGAAGGCTGGGTCTTCCGCTCCGAAGGAACCTGGCCGACGCTGAAGGAAAAGACAGCCGTGCTGCATAAGATGATTTCCTTTGAGCACCGGCAGGATCCTGCCATGCTCATGAAATTCCTCGACCTCGTTCTCCGCATCTACGAGGATCCCAAGATCATGCGGACGGAATTGACAGTCCGCATGGAGCACGCCTTCCTCATCGGCACGAGAGCCCAAGACGTGGAGATGCGCAACAAGTTCATGGCCATCTTCGACAGGAGCCTGCCCAAGACAGCCAGCGCGCGGCTTGCCTACGTCCTCCTGTCGCAGAACTGGGACACTCTGGCGGACTCATACTGGCTGGCTCAAGCATCCCAGCTGCTCCTGGGCGGGGTGGACATGCACCCTATCATCCAGCTTCACCCTGAAGATTTCCGGGTTCCGCAAATTTCCCAGCTCTTTGGCATCTACTCCAAGGACACCCGCGAGCCTGCCAATATGAGCGACGACAAGTACGAATCTTTCATGGCGAACCATCGGCGCTTTGTTGCCGAGCTTGGCGACATCAGAGTGCGTGACATTCTTGAGCCGTTGACTCAGCTGCAACACATCGACCCCAGTTTTGCGCATGAGCTGTGGGTTGCCCTCTTCCCAATGTTctggtcggcgacggccaagGAGGACCGGCCTGAACTCGAACGCGGAATGGTGACGCTGCTCACGAAGGATTATCACTCTCGCCAGATGGATAAACGGCCCAACGTGGTTCAGTCATTGGTCACCGGGGCTGTGAAGACGTGGCCTCACTGCAAAATCCCGCCGCACGTTCTCAAATTCGAAGCCAAGATATACGATGTGTGGTACCCGGCCCTTTGTCAGTTGGAGAACGCGGCGCTCAAGCCTGAGATCGACTCTGCGGCGGTGCGGGAAAGCAACCTTGACGCCTTGGTTGACCTTTATGCTTCGCTTGGGGAAGATGACTTGTTCTACGGAACATGGCGTCGCCGGTGCCAGTTCGTCGAGACAAACGCGGCCTTGTCGTATGAACAACACGGGATGTGGGAGAAGGCTCAGCGAATGTACGAGACGGCCCAAATCAAGGCTAGAACCGGTGTGATCCCCTTCTCGGAGTCGGAATACATGCTCTGGGAGGATCACTGGGTGCTCTGCGCGCAAAAGCTTCAGCAGTGGGAGATCCTGCAGGATTTCGCCAAGCACGAGAACTTCCAGGACCTTCTCTTGGAGTGCGCATGGCGGAATCCCGAGTATTGGCAGAACCAGGACAACCGCGAGCAGCTGGATACGCTCATCAAGGGCGTCATGGATGCGCCGACCCCGAGGCGATGCTTCTTCCAAGCCTTCATGTCTCTACTGAAGCTGCACAACAAGCAGGAGACCATGCAAGACTTCAATCGGGTGGTCGACGAGGCCATCCAGTTGTCAATCAGGAAGTGGCACCAGCTGCCGAAGCGGCTCACATCTGCTCACGTCCCGTTGCTTCAGAACTTCCAGCAGCTTGTGGAGCTCCACGATGCTAGCGTCATCTGCCAGAGTCTGGCCAGTACGAATGCGAGCAATCTCGACGTCAAATCCGGTGAGCTTAAGTTGCTTCTCGGTTCTTGGCGAGACAGGCTCCCGAACATGTGGGACGACATCGTTTCATGGCAGGATCTGGTGACCTGGAGGCAACACATCTTTGGCCTCATCAACGGGACGTACCTGCAGCTTTTGCCTCAGCAGCCTCAGAATACCGGTGGCGCGTCGTTTGCTTACCGGGGATACCACGAGACGGCATGGATCATCAACCGGTTTGCCCACGTGGCGAGGAAGCACGCCCTGCCGGATGTCTGCATCAGCCAGCTGAGCCGCATCTACACCCTGCCTAATATCGAGATTCAGGAGGCGTTCCTGAAGCTGAGAGAGCAAGCCAGGTGCCACTACCAGAACCCGGAGGAATTGTCGAGCGGGTTGGACGTGATCAACAACACGAATCTCAACTACTTCAGCGCGCCGCAGAAAGCCGAGTTCTACACGTTGAAGGGCATGTTCCTGGAGAAGCTCGGTCAAAAGGACGAGGCCGATAGCGCGTACGGCACGGCTCTTTACTTCGACATcacggcggcgaaggcgtgGGCGGAGTGGGGCTACTTCAACGACAGGAAGTTCAAGGAAAACCCGGCGGACCTTGGGGCGGCTAAGCAGGCGCTCACCAGTTACCTGCAGGCCGCGTCGAGCTACAAGAACCACAAGTCGCGAAAGCTGATTGCACGGATCCTGTGGTTGCTGAGCCTCGACGACGCGAACGGCACGATCGCGGCAGGGTTCGACGATTTCAAGGGCGAGATCGCCGTCTGGTGGTGGATTACGTACATCCCGCAACTTCTGGTCGGGCTCGGCTACAAAGAGGGACCCAGGGTCCAGAACATCCTCCTCAAGATAGCCAAGAC TCAAGAGAAGGAGCGGGGAAGGCGCGCTCAGGCCGCTGCGGCTAACAAGCCGAACGGTTCTCCACACCTGCCTAAGAAAGAGtccgcggctggcggcgcggatTCCCGTCCGGCAACAGCCAACGGGGAAGCGAGCGGGCAAGCCAAGCCGGAGCCGAAGGCCGAAGGCGAGAATGCAGGCGCCCCGGTCACcaacgcggcggcgcagggcgagCAGAGTCGGGGGGCCACTGCTCAAAAGAAGCCGCCGTGGGAGCTTACCGAGGAGATTATGAGCGTCCTCAAGACGGCGTttccgctgctggcgctgtcgATGGAGACCATGGTGGATCAGATCCAGAAGCATTTCAAATGTCCACCCGACGAGGACGCCTACCGGTTGATCGTCGCCCTTCTCAACGACGGCCTTGCCTACGTGAGCCGGATGCCGACGTCGTACGCCAAGGATGTCAAGCTGCCTGCTGCAACGGAGAATAACATCACTCGTTTCGCCGAGACGATCCTGCCAAGCCACATCCGGGGCACGTTCGAGGCCGACTTTGTCGAAGTCAAGCCGACGATGTACGAGTACATCCACAACCTTCGCAAGTGGCGCGACAAGTTTGAGGAGAAGCTCGAccggcggccgtcgccggtgCCGCTTGAGAGCTTTGCGCACTTTTCGCCGCACCTCAGCGAGTTCCGGTACCAGAAATTCGACGACGTCGAAATCCCTGGGCAGTACCTGCAGCACAAAGACAAAAACCAGGACTTCGTGCGCATCGACAGGTTCCTGCCCAACGTCGACCTCGTGCGCACGATTGGCGCGTCGCACCGGCGCCTCAGGATTCGCGGGCATGACGGCAGCGTGCATGCGTTCGCCGTGCAGCATCCGGCAGCGCGACACTGCCGACGTGAGGAACGGATCTTGCAGCTGTTCCGCCAGCTCAACCAGACGCTGGCTCATAAGAAGGAGAGTCGCCGGCGCGATCTGCAGTTCACGCTGCCGCTCATGGTGCCTCTGGCGCCTCACATCAGGATTGTGCAGGACGACCCGTCTTACATCACGCTGCAGGGGGTCTACGAAGATCACTGCCGGCGGCACGGCGTGTCCAAGGACGAACCGGTACTCTACACGATGGAGAAGCTGCGGGGGCTGGCGGATGTGAAGGTCGCG AAACCGGCGGAGCACGCCGTCACAACGCGGCTGGAGGTGCTGCGGGCGATCCAGGAGAAGTTTGTGGACAACACGGTGGTCCTCGAGTATTTCCAGCTCGTGTTTCCGGACTTTTCCGAGTTCTGGCTCTTCCGGCGGCGCTTCTCGTaccagctggcggcgctgacgTTCATGACGTACATCCTGCACATCGACAAGCGGTACCCGCACAAGATGAACATCGCGCGCCGGTCTGGCAACATCTGGGGCTCGGAGCTGATCTCGTTCATGGCGGCGAACCGGCCGTACTTCCACAACCAGGAACCAGTCCCGTTCCGGCTGACGCCCAACCTGCAGACGCTCATGGGCCCGCTGGCGACCGAGGGCATCTTTGCTTGCTCGGTCATGGCCATCGCGCGCTGCCTGGCGGAGccggagcagcagctcgagcacgcGCTCACGCTGTTCGTGCGCGACGAGATGATGTACTGGTTCACGAGCTCGTCGCGCGCCATGACCCTGACAGAGAACCAACTGCGCGAGACGGTGCAGGCCAACAGCGATATGATCGTCAAGAAGGCTGTGTCGCTCGCCCAGGCGCCCGCGGGCAACCTGCCGGCGCACCAGACGGTCATTGACCTCGTGGCCAAGGCGGTCAATCCGATGAACCTGGCGCTGTGCGATGCGTTATGGATGCCTTATCTCTAA